The Malus sylvestris chromosome 8, drMalSylv7.2, whole genome shotgun sequence genomic interval TCATTAAGTACAAAGGTCTACTTCCATTCCTAGTTAACTCTCTCATTCTCATATCAGTTGCACTGCtcttttttctatttattttcttgGAGGTGATGAATAAAGATCAAGTGTACTCGTGCAATCCAGAAAGAAAGGGATATAATGATCTTCGTGATTATGTTGCTTGAATCAAAATGCACacacatgtatatatacacatacaatgtaatcattttttttctttctgcaagtTGGTTTTTTGGGAGAACTCCTTTCTGATCTTAAAGTAAAAGATTTCTTATTAATGCTATCTGAATGGGTTTCTAATAGTTTTACAACTTCTACTTTTTAGTTGTTACTGTTGATTAGTATTTAATTGTGGAATATTCTCTGAATTTCTCGAATTCTTTGTTTTTGGAAGACAAATGAGCAAAAGATCCTTGTGGACAAGTGTGGTGAACAGGTGATAGAGATAAAGTCTCTTAAGGCATTGGTGAGATTCTCCATTAGTCTTGATTACCGTTGCCTTCACTTCTATTGGATCCATGTTATTTGATTTTTTGACCATTTAAATATAGGATTTTCTTTTTTCAGCTTCATCAATGTTTTTGATATATACCTTTCGGTGTTTCAGTTTATATCAACTCCTCTACATGTAGGTCCTTTGTATATCTGTGCCTGATGTTTGATTTTAATTCTATCCAATTTGAGAATTTAAGATTCACTTTGACTGTATGAACCTGATAAATTACCCTCTAAACTGTGTTTCTCAGTCAAATAAagtttgtttattaatttttggcggttaagaatttttatttattttttgcctCATGAATGTTTTTGGAACTTTCAATTTAATTCTTCAGTTTGATCTTTAAGGCAATAATGCTGTGGtggaattatttgtttatatcCTTGTGGTAGTGTTGTCCAATTTGTTTTTGGAATTACTGTTTTTAGGTCATAAATGTTATAAACAAATATGTATGTACTTATGACCTAACAAGAAAATAGTTAGCAGAGAAAATATGTAGATATCGGTaaccatttaataacatttAACTTCGAAGACACATGGGCTGTACTATAACCGAGCTCATGTCAGTAATTGATGAAGATGTACTTATTGCAGATTGAGAAGTTGCAGAAAGAAAAACTGGAACTGCAGATCTTCTTAGACATGTATGTACAGGAAAGCTATGAAAACAGGTAAACATTTTTTCCTGCGTGCTACGTGGGGGCAATGTAGGGATTTTGTATAAAAGCATAAGCTTGTATATGtacatttatttgtttttcttgttctcATACATTTTGGAGGGTttatattgttttcttttggggtaGACATAGAATGCAGTAATTTCTTCATTATATGATTCGTGGATTCGACTAATTCGTTTAACAGTTTTATTTGGAACTATCTTGGCTTTCGGTTATCTATTATAAACATCTTTACGTTTCCTTATGTGCTTCTCACATTCTCTATTCCACGTAAATGGATCTAGGTTATTTTCTATCAGTACATTtaagatttgaaatttaaatttcagAGACTTGATGGAAATCAAAGAATCAGAACGCAGAGCTTACTTTCAAGCTGAAATGCTCAAGAATGCATTGGATGAACATAGTCTAGAGTTGAGGGTGAAAGCAGCCAATGAAGCAGAAGCTGCTTGTCAGCAAAGGCTTTCTGCTACTGAAGCTGAAATAACTGAATTAAGTGCCAAACTTGATGCATCAGAGCGGTTAGTTTTCTTGGTTCCATTTTAGTTTTGAATACAGTAGCATACTGGTGgtttattagtattattattttatttttttgagctTTCTTGTGTCTTGTTGGCTCGGGCAACCTCTGTGTCTTTTCTTCGCTCTTCAACGCTATCGTCTCCCTTACAAAAAGAAGGGTAGtagtatgttattctatttCTAGATGCAGTGTTTTCACTGGACATTTGGCATAATTTGAAAAACATTACTAAAAATTTGTCTGTAGGTTAATTAATCTAAACGACCAGTAATTTCTTGCCATGTGTAAATTAGATGGGCGTTTGTTAGCCGATATATGTAGCGTAGGAATGTTGAGATGACACACTGAGCTCTGTTGAACAGTGTATGTATTTAACTACCACTGAAGATGAAATTGGTTAATCAAGGCAAACTTGGgtgcttttggttttgaaatTTAGGGTCCATATGGGACTGCTTTTGTAGGAAGGACTTTTGCTCATAAGTGCTTTTGCAAGAAGAGCTTTTATTAGAAGCATGTCAAAAATTTTATCAAAAAAGCAAACAGGCCTGTAGTAGATGACACAATAGAGGTTGGATTATGTTATTCTATATTTATACTCAGTGTCCTTGCCCCCTGTTACCAACAAACATTATGGACATGTTTCCTCTCTTTAGTAGCACACGGATCGCATTCAATTTCGCTTTGtaatatttgtttcttttgaTTAAAGTACATTACTATTCTGTTTCGCAGCTGTTAGATAATCAGTTCGTTTTCTTTCACTAAAATAAAACCTGTAATGCTATGCGTCACCTTTATCTTCAGGGATGTTATGGAGCTTACTGAGGCTATTGGAATTAAAGACAAGGAGGCAGAGGCTTATATATCTGAAATTGAGGTGCGTATTTATGCTTATACCCATTCATGTCTTGAGTTTTTCTTCCTTGATAATTTATACGATGATGTTGGCTCACTTTTCTGCTTCACCTACTCTATCTTTCTGATAAATTTATTGTTTCCCCACAGACCATTGGTCAGGCATATGAAGATATGCAGATGCAAAATCAGCATCTGTTGCAGCAGGTGACTGAGAGGGATGACTACAATATCAAGGTCTCTGTTAAGATTTTTGTTGCCTTCTTTCccaccacattattactaagtTTATTGGTGCGGTGGAATGGTGGATCGTTGTCCTTGGTTTTTAAATGGTTTCTTTGGTGGTGCAGCTCGTTTCTGAGAGTGTGAAGGCAAAGCAAGCACAGAGCTTTGTAGTCTCCGATAAGCAGGCATTGGCGAAGCAACTTCAACAAGTAAACACATCATTAGAATCTCTAAAAATTAGAGTTTCCCATGGTGAAGAGCAGGTATGGTGACTCCTATGCAGAATCTTTTTCCATCTGTTAACCTTTATCAAGCGTGTACTTTAATCTTGCAGATGATGGCTCTCCTGATAGATGCCATAAAAACTGCTGAGGAAGATAGGCAACTCGCAGTCAACGTGGAAACTGTCAAGTGGGAATTGGCTGATTCTGAGAAGGAGTTGCAGTGGTTGAAATCTGCCTTTGCATCTTCTGAGAAGGAACATGTGCATATTGAAAAGGATATTGATGACATCCGATTGGAATTAGACAATGAAAGGTAATGTTTGTTCGTTTTAATTACAATGGATTTCATGGCATTTCTTATTCTATGGCTACAATCTTATGCAAGCCAGAAAGCTAGTTCAACTGTATGCTGATACAGTTTTGGCATGTAAGGTGCCATCCTGGTTTTGCATACTTTATATGTACACTAGAATTACATGCCTCGGGTAATTTTATGATAGAAAGGCTCAGGAATTCATGAGCCTTTATAATTTTCCCTGCTTGATCAGATTTTGCAAGTATGGAAATTCTTTATGCAGGATGTGTTTGTGCAGCTATTCGTTGTAATACTTGGTCATAAATGTAGCTCTGAGAAGTTGGATTCTTGTTGTGCAGAAGCTCAAGGAAGAACCTTGAGGAACAACTCGGCGAATTGAACGGCATAGTTGCTGAGATGAGTTCTGAAACCGGAGAGGCTGCAATACAGAAACTCCAAACTGAAATAAAATTCTGCAAAAATATTTTGCAGTGCAGCGTTTGTACTGATAGGCCGAAGGAGGTAAGGAAGATATTTGCCGCATATACCATTGTCTAACCAGTGTTTCAGATACAAATTTGTTACCATCTCCTAAATCTTCCGGTGAACTGATGATGTTGGCTCTAATTATTTGATTGGCAGGTGGTAATCGTTAAGTGTTATCATCTATTTTGCAATTACTGCGTTCAAAAAAATCTAGAGATACGACATCGAAAGTGTCCTGCCTGTGGAACTCCGTTTGGTCAAAATGACATCCGGTTTGTAAAGATATGAAGAGAAGAGTTTCCGATATCCTGTATTTATGACCCCCTCTCGGCCCTCCTACCCTTTTTGATCGCCAAGTATCTTGTATAAAACGCATAGATTGTAGTTTTTCTTGCCGCAGTAGTCCCACATCGGAACTGTGGCTTTAGTTGTATAGGTTTTGTTCTGTAAATGCCTTTCGTTTCGTTTCTTGTTTCAGTATTTGTTATCCGTTATCTATTATTTCCGAATAATGTAGTTGAAAAGTAAGACAAAAGTGAAGAGGAAAGGTTTAATGTTGATTGCACATGCCAGAAattctttccctttttatttaCATTCTCTCTTCAATTCTTCTCCCTCCAGTCCctcttatttgaacggtcacaatTAAGTTATGATTACATGTACGATCAAGAATTTAATGAACAAAGAtccaaatatatattatatactacAGGAATATGCATACTtgaaaattcacaaaaaaactATCATGTCAATAATTAAGGTTTGGAAAATGAGAGATTTTGGAGTAATAAATGCCAACAGGATCCACTCCTGATTAGTGAGGATTCTAGGAATTCGTAAATTGTGTCCGTTCATAATATATCGTACGATcaatttttgtcaggtactgtttgtatttaattttaaataaaaatatttaaaataatttttaaccgtaCGATATAAGATGAACATATATGATTCTCGGATACCGGGATCTTCACAAAAAGGATCCGGATTCTAATAAATGTAGGGTGTCGGTACGACAACGTTTTCCCGCATCACACATTGCCCAAAGTCCCCAAACAAACCTTGACCTCTTCCTCCGGCACTCTCATCAATTCTCATCACTGTAAAATTCTGTAATCGAAGAAACATGCTTCTTTCTCTAGTCCAAACCACCTTAGCATCATCCCCATCTTTCCACTCCTCACACTTTCAGATTCTCAACAATCCCACTGCTGTGCTGCCCAAATCTCCCTTTCTTGGTCTTGGATTTGAACCCATAACAAATCCCCTCAAAAGCTCGCATTTTTacacaaaacccagaaaccccaAGCTCAGAATCCATGCTTCTCTGCTTGAAGCTCCGGTCCTCTGGGCTGGCAGGCTCTGCATCTTCTATGCTCTCTTGAAGACTGGTTTGGCTGGATCTCCAGCTAGTCCACTTCTGTCAGGTATGCTTCTTTAATGGGTTGtttctatttttcttggttattcAGCATATGGATTGTATTACCAATTATTTAAGTTTCAGAAATAATGGGTTGcttctgaaattttgatttgtgtttttcttgATAAAGTTTCAGAAGTAATGGGTTGTTTCTGTTTTGCTTGGTTGGTTTTTaagttttacaaagttttgatGGCCTTTTTGTGTTCATTATTTTACTTGGTTTTCAGATTTGGGAAGAGCTGAAGGTGAAGTAGGTGATGGGGTTTTTAGTGGGTCTGTTGATTTGGGGTTCTCTAAGTGGTTGAACAGCATTCAAGGGAAACCaggtttgtttctttgtttcacAGAATGACATTTTGTTGCATTAATTTAACTTGGGTTGGATATAAAACTTGGGAAATTAAGATTTAAAGTATGTTTAGTATATGAAAGGTAGGAAAAGAAAAGTAGAGCTCTTTGCTCTCAGTTTCTAACTGAAGAATGAAGATGCGAAGAGAACGATAAATTTGCTTGTAGAATATACCCGTTTGATAAGCATTTAAGCACGGGACTAACAACATTTATATGGTTAAATGGTcaatgatgagttttgtttttaaggcTAGCGTGAGGATCCAATGCTTCTGTTCCATGAGGATTATGAATATCTAAGGGACACATGATTTTCTTAGTATGTAATTAGTTTTCAGCATCATTCATTGTGATTAATTAACTGGGTTGCTGGGCATGTTCTAGCTTCTGTTACAAGATGGGTTACACTGAATATCTAGGACGAATGAAGTAAAAAATTGATGGATTGTTATTTGCCTTGGTTATTTAAAGAATTGATAGAGATTGGCATTTTATGGTGTTTGCAT includes:
- the LOC126632438 gene encoding E3 ubiquitin-protein ligase BRE1-like 2 isoform X3; amino-acid sequence: MADLELKRRKLINLKMQKDVGPGVQNHTSSALNGTPSPEKSTERTISLQELRNSIEETRILEADRLSEYQEANEENLALSKQLQEFQDEVKDDKYVLSSRLYSMLNDQLQHWNAELDRYKALTDSLQADRTLVVRREKDLNVKLESADAVRNAIDNSDSRIEELELQLQKCIIAKNDFEINMEEAVQDSGRKDIIAEFRVMASSLCKEMGMVETQLKRWKETAHETVSLRDKAQSLKASLSTKTNEQKILVDKCGEQVIEIKSLKALIEKLQKEKLELQIFLDMYVQESYENRDLMEIKESERRAYFQAEMLKNALDEHSLELRVKAANEAEAACQQRLSATEAEITELSAKLDASERDVMELTEAIGIKDKEAEAYISEIETIGQAYEDMQMQNQHLLQQVTERDDYNIKLVSESVKAKQAQSFVVSDKQALAKQLQQVNTSLESLKIRVSHGEEQMMALLIDAIKTAEEDRQLAVNVETVKWELADSEKELQWLKSAFASSEKEHVHIEKDIDDIRLELDNERSSRKNLEEQLGELNGIVAEMSSETGEAAIQKLQTEIKFCKNILQCSVCTDRPKEVVIVKCYHLFCNYCVQKNLEIRHRKCPACGTPFGQNDIRFVKI
- the LOC126632438 gene encoding E3 ubiquitin-protein ligase BRE1-like 2 isoform X4, with product MASSLCKEMGMVETQLKRWKETAYETLSLRDKAQSLKASLSTKTNEQKILVDKCGEQVIEIKSLKALIEKLQKEKLELQIFLDMYVQESYENRDLMEIKESERRAYFQAEMLKNALDEHSLELRVKAANEAEAACQQRLSATEAEITELSAKLDASERDVMELTEAIGIKDKEAEAYISEIETIGQAYEDMQMQNQHLLQQVTERDDYNIKLVSESVKAKQAQSFVVSDKQALAKQLQQVNTSLESLKIRVSHGEEQMMALLIDAIKTAEEDRQLAVNVETVKWELADSEKELQWLKSAFASSEKEHVHIEKDIDDIRLELDNERSSRKNLEEQLGELNGIVAEMSSETGEAAIQKLQTEIKFCKNILQCSVCTDRPKEVVIVKCYHLFCNYCVQKNLEIRHRKCPACGTPFGQNDIRFVKI
- the LOC126632444 gene encoding uncharacterized protein LOC126632444; translated protein: MLLSLVQTTLASSPSFHSSHFQILNNPTAVLPKSPFLGLGFEPITNPLKSSHFYTKPRNPKLRIHASLLEAPVLWAGRLCIFYALLKTGLAGSPASPLLSDLGRAEGEVGDGVFSGSVDLGFSKWLNSIQGKPAKEAADKRKLVSKWHPTTKGTLRRNYRVPSKSEGRRLLKGIASLLSDDDHFVDATSHKGCQIRRETAHGESVCCNNVRALFDELPTPHLVVEITPFPAGSLTENDYTKAEKLERVLRSGPHV